From Anaerohalosphaera lusitana, one genomic window encodes:
- a CDS encoding M3 family oligoendopeptidase — protein sequence MTPANNPNSSKAANVDLSSIPLYEDRTFVPEDADLNDVQVVTALYQQLCDRKLDTAEQVENFLHDRSELEAAMDQHGSLLYIRMTCQTDDPARADAFKHFVENIAPAIKPYEQKLDRKYLEAIKYVEHDTERYAVYDRCLRTDVELFREDNIPLQTRDSILVQQYQTISGGMTVEFAGEEKTLPQMTKYLLDTDRSTRESAWRSIADRRLSDCDKIEEIFDEMVTLRQKIAANADCDNFMEYRFKSWHRFDYTPDDCRDFHAAVETCVVPLLQKIYEHRAQKMDLPKLRPWDTRVDAEGKPALSPFDTVEQFIDGIRKMFRKVEPDFADQFQDMADSGLLDLASRKGKAPGGYQCALPEIRKPFIFTNAVGTNDDLRVLLHEGGHAFHSYACRHDPLLAYRHAPLEFCEVASMSMELLAAPHLDVFYDEEQARRSRRDHLEGLIATLASVAVNDLFQQKIYLNPAHTRDQRKQMWLETTDRFDTDQIDWTGLDEAKAYQWHRVPHFFQTPFYYIEYGIAQLGALQIWLQAKADPANALQNYRHALALGGSRSLADLFTAAKINFDFTKSTIAPLMQEVQKELETLWK from the coding sequence ATGACACCGGCAAACAACCCCAATTCTTCAAAGGCAGCAAACGTCGACCTCAGCTCCATCCCCCTCTACGAGGACCGCACATTCGTCCCCGAGGACGCGGACCTGAACGATGTCCAGGTCGTCACGGCCCTCTATCAGCAGCTCTGCGACCGCAAACTCGACACCGCCGAACAGGTCGAAAACTTCCTGCACGACCGCTCCGAGCTCGAAGCCGCCATGGACCAGCACGGCTCGCTCCTCTACATCCGCATGACCTGCCAGACCGACGACCCCGCCCGCGCCGACGCATTCAAGCACTTCGTCGAGAACATCGCACCCGCGATAAAACCTTACGAACAAAAGCTCGACCGCAAATACCTCGAAGCCATCAAATACGTCGAACACGACACCGAACGCTACGCCGTCTACGACCGCTGCCTCCGCACCGACGTCGAACTGTTCCGCGAAGACAACATCCCCCTACAGACCCGCGACAGCATCCTCGTCCAGCAGTATCAGACCATCTCAGGCGGCATGACCGTCGAATTCGCCGGCGAAGAAAAGACCCTCCCCCAGATGACCAAATACCTGCTCGACACCGACCGCTCTACCCGCGAATCCGCCTGGCGCTCCATCGCCGACCGCCGCCTCTCCGACTGCGACAAGATCGAAGAGATATTCGATGAAATGGTCACCCTCCGCCAGAAGATCGCCGCCAACGCAGACTGCGATAACTTCATGGAATACCGCTTCAAATCCTGGCACCGCTTCGACTACACCCCAGACGACTGCCGCGACTTCCACGCCGCCGTAGAAACATGCGTCGTCCCGCTCTTGCAAAAGATCTATGAACACCGCGCACAGAAAATGGACCTCCCAAAGCTCCGCCCCTGGGACACCCGCGTCGACGCCGAAGGCAAACCCGCACTCTCTCCATTCGACACCGTCGAGCAATTCATCGACGGCATCCGCAAAATGTTCCGCAAGGTCGAACCAGACTTCGCCGACCAGTTCCAGGACATGGCCGACTCGGGCCTGCTCGACCTCGCCAGCCGAAAAGGCAAGGCCCCCGGCGGCTACCAGTGCGCACTGCCCGAGATCCGCAAACCGTTCATCTTCACCAACGCCGTCGGCACCAACGACGACCTCCGAGTCCTCCTCCACGAGGGCGGCCACGCATTCCACTCCTACGCCTGCCGACACGACCCGCTGCTCGCCTACCGACACGCACCGCTGGAATTCTGCGAAGTCGCCTCCATGTCAATGGAACTGCTCGCCGCCCCGCACCTCGACGTATTCTACGACGAAGAACAGGCCCGCCGCTCACGCCGCGACCACCTCGAAGGCCTCATCGCCACCCTCGCAAGCGTCGCGGTAAACGACCTCTTCCAGCAGAAGATCTACCTCAACCCCGCACACACTCGCGACCAGCGAAAACAGATGTGGCTCGAAACCACCGACCGCTTCGACACCGACCAGATCGACTGGACCGGCCTCGACGAAGCCAAAGCCTACCAGTGGCACCGCGTCCCCCACTTCTTCCAGACACCATTCTACTACATCGAATACGGCATCGCCCAACTCGGCGCACTCCAGATCTGGCTCCAGGCCAAAGCCGACCCCGCCAACGCCCTCCAAAACTACAGACACGCCCTCGCCCTGGGCGGATCGAGATCACTGGCCGACCTATTCACCGCCGCAAAAATAAACTTCGACTTCACAAAATCCACCATCGCCCCCCTGATGCAAGAAGTACAAAAAGAACTCGAAACCCTATGGAAGTAA